The following coding sequences are from one Achromobacter sp. B7 window:
- a CDS encoding hydroxymethylglutaryl-CoA reductase, degradative, which yields MVADSRLPNFRALTPADRLGVIAKAASLTPEEQQLLARPGALALDRADGMIENVIGTFELPMGVAGNFQVNGRDVLVPMAVEEPSVVAAASYMAKLARECGGFETSSTRPLMRAQVQVLGLTDPHGARLALLRERERILTLANSRDKVLIELGGGCQDIDVHVFADTPRGPMIVLHLIVDVRDAMGANTVNTMAEAVAPLVEAITGGSVRLRILSNLADLRLARARVRLTPQVLDTKERSGAEIIEGVLDAYTFAAVDPYRAATHNKGIMNGIDPVIVATGNDWRAVEAGAHAYAARSGRYTSLTQWEKDTSGALVGTIEMPMPVGLVGGATKTHPLARLALKIMDVRSADELGQVAVAVGLAQNLGALRALATEGIQRGHMALHARNIALVAGAVGAEIDTVAKRMAAEKDVRTDRALALLEELRKQ from the coding sequence ATCGTGGCCGATTCACGCCTACCCAACTTCCGCGCACTGACCCCCGCCGACCGCCTTGGCGTCATTGCCAAAGCCGCTTCGTTGACGCCCGAAGAACAGCAACTGCTGGCCCGGCCCGGCGCGCTGGCGCTGGACCGCGCCGACGGCATGATCGAAAACGTCATCGGCACGTTCGAACTGCCGATGGGTGTGGCCGGCAACTTCCAGGTCAACGGCCGCGACGTGCTGGTGCCCATGGCGGTGGAAGAACCGTCGGTGGTGGCCGCGGCGTCGTACATGGCCAAGCTGGCGCGCGAGTGCGGCGGCTTTGAAACGTCCAGCACCCGCCCCTTGATGCGCGCCCAGGTCCAGGTGCTGGGCCTGACCGACCCGCACGGCGCGCGCCTGGCGCTGCTGCGCGAACGCGAGCGCATCCTGACGCTGGCCAACAGCCGCGACAAGGTGCTGATCGAGTTGGGCGGCGGCTGCCAGGACATAGACGTGCATGTGTTCGCCGACACACCGCGTGGCCCGATGATCGTGCTGCACCTGATCGTGGACGTGCGCGACGCCATGGGGGCCAACACCGTCAACACCATGGCCGAAGCCGTTGCCCCGCTGGTCGAAGCAATCACCGGCGGCTCGGTGCGCCTGCGCATCCTGTCCAACCTGGCCGACCTGCGGCTGGCGCGCGCCCGCGTGCGCCTGACGCCCCAGGTGCTGGACACCAAGGAACGCAGCGGCGCCGAGATCATCGAAGGGGTGCTGGACGCCTACACGTTCGCCGCGGTGGACCCGTACCGGGCCGCGACGCACAACAAGGGAATCATGAACGGCATCGACCCGGTCATCGTCGCCACCGGCAACGACTGGCGCGCGGTGGAAGCCGGTGCGCACGCCTACGCCGCGCGTTCGGGCCGCTATACGTCGTTGACGCAATGGGAAAAAGACACGTCCGGCGCCTTGGTCGGCACCATCGAAATGCCCATGCCCGTGGGCCTGGTGGGCGGCGCGACCAAGACGCATCCGCTGGCGCGCCTGGCGTTGAAGATCATGGACGTGCGCTCGGCGGATGAGCTGGGCCAGGTGGCGGTGGCCGTTGGCTTGGCGCAGAATCTGGGCGCGCTGCGGGCCTTGGCCACCGAAGGCATTCAGCGCGGCCACATGGCGCTGCACGCGCGCAACATCGCGCTGGTGGCAGGCGCGGTGGGCGCCGAGATCGACACCGTGGCCAAGCGCATGGCGGCGGAAAAAGACGTGCGCACCGACCGCGCGCTGGCCCTGCTGGAGGAATTGCGCAAGCAGTAA
- a CDS encoding tripartite tricarboxylate transporter permease, translating to MSDPILLEQIMVAAAMGLLGAVVFAAIGLVSGTDETTTLAPLTLLVVLLGVPPAGVFTFFLAGAVAKHMTHAVPTALLGIPGDTLATPLLQDANMLRKLGVPHIALRKMVSGAIVAAFVAVPLAVLFAVLLAPFGAAITKSAPWIFLAAAVLIAYFSAGRWAAVALLVPFVVVIIALQSLTAKYGVKLSISYFLGIAIGPLIADLFTVISPMGRAKMMREKVRTFSLAPDVKGWSGYFPNPLKVMDRTQTRWTLATAAISSATFVFSPVAMTVVLGELVGSRIKHAYHRLTTVLSARNGVTEATYIAEALIPLIAFGLPLSPVAAGPAAPLFNAPPRFTVDAATGQTHNLHNLLNHWEFLGYGMLAVLLAAVVSYPFAMNFARRAALFVSRRVSHEAIIATFVGLIIVISIWEGQFLGLLVILTMGLFGGLLSRLFGFNTGVQFMGYYTAVLSVPAIVKLMA from the coding sequence ATGAGCGACCCGATCCTGCTTGAACAAATCATGGTGGCTGCCGCCATGGGCCTCTTGGGCGCAGTGGTGTTCGCGGCCATCGGCCTGGTGTCCGGCACCGACGAAACCACCACGCTTGCCCCGCTGACCTTGCTGGTGGTGCTGCTGGGCGTGCCGCCCGCCGGCGTGTTCACCTTCTTTCTGGCCGGCGCCGTGGCCAAGCACATGACGCATGCCGTGCCCACCGCGCTGCTGGGCATCCCCGGCGACACGCTGGCAACACCTTTGCTGCAAGACGCGAACATGTTGCGCAAGCTGGGCGTGCCGCACATCGCGCTGCGCAAGATGGTGTCCGGCGCCATCGTGGCCGCCTTTGTGGCCGTGCCGCTGGCCGTGTTGTTCGCCGTGTTGCTGGCGCCGTTTGGCGCGGCCATCACCAAGTCGGCGCCGTGGATCTTCCTGGCCGCCGCCGTGCTGATCGCGTATTTCTCGGCAGGCCGCTGGGCGGCGGTCGCGCTGCTGGTGCCGTTCGTGGTGGTGATCATTGCCTTGCAAAGCCTGACGGCAAAGTACGGCGTCAAGCTCAGCATCAGCTACTTCCTGGGCATCGCCATCGGCCCGCTGATTGCCGACCTGTTCACCGTGATTTCGCCGATGGGCCGCGCGAAGATGATGCGCGAGAAGGTGCGCACGTTTTCGCTGGCGCCCGACGTCAAGGGCTGGTCGGGCTATTTCCCCAACCCGCTCAAGGTCATGGACCGCACGCAGACCCGCTGGACGCTGGCCACTGCCGCCATCTCCAGCGCCACGTTCGTGTTCAGCCCCGTGGCCATGACGGTGGTGCTGGGCGAGCTGGTGGGCTCGCGTATCAAGCACGCGTACCACCGGCTGACCACCGTGCTGTCCGCGCGCAATGGCGTCACCGAAGCCACCTACATCGCCGAAGCGCTGATTCCGCTGATCGCCTTCGGCCTGCCGCTGAGCCCCGTGGCGGCTGGGCCGGCCGCGCCGCTGTTCAACGCCCCGCCCCGCTTCACGGTGGACGCGGCCACCGGCCAGACGCACAACCTGCACAACCTGCTGAATCACTGGGAATTCCTGGGCTACGGCATGCTGGCCGTGCTGCTGGCGGCCGTGGTGTCATACCCGTTTGCCATGAACTTCGCGCGCCGCGCCGCGCTGTTCGTGTCGCGCCGCGTCAGCCACGAAGCCATCATCGCCACATTCGTGGGCTTGATCATCGTGATCAGCATCTGGGAAGGCCAGTTCCTGGGCCTGCTGGTGATCCTGACGATGGGCCTGTTCGGCGGCTTGCTGTCGCGCCTGTTCGGCTTTAACACCGGCGTGCAATTCATGGGTTACTACACGGCGGTGCTGTCGGTGCCGGCCATCGTGAAGTTGATGGCGTGA
- a CDS encoding SMP-30/gluconolactonase/LRE family protein — protein MWNLNFAPPVVIEARVIAAMPAALRLPRRSAWADANKAGHIVDCFLEGPVFGADGALYVTDIPHGRILRVDGDNDWCVVAETGGWPNGLARHRDGSLWVADYRLGILRCDPATGQVDTVLGERNSESFKGVNDLVFDRAGRLYFTDQGQTGLHDPHGRVYRYDPASGRLDLLLANAPSPNGIALDANEQVLFVAVTRANQAWRGPLMRDGSLSKMGAFRTFFGTSGPDGLASTPAGGLLVAHASLGGVFVLNAGGEVTHFLKSPIAGSTVTNVAIRPDGGAVVMTESATGAILEAPLPA, from the coding sequence ATGTGGAATCTGAACTTCGCGCCGCCGGTGGTGATCGAAGCGCGCGTTATCGCCGCCATGCCCGCCGCGTTACGGCTGCCTCGGCGCAGCGCGTGGGCCGACGCCAACAAGGCGGGGCATATCGTGGATTGCTTTCTTGAGGGGCCGGTGTTCGGCGCCGACGGCGCGTTGTACGTAACGGATATTCCACATGGCCGCATCCTGCGCGTGGATGGCGACAACGACTGGTGCGTGGTGGCCGAAACGGGCGGCTGGCCCAACGGCCTGGCGCGCCATCGCGACGGCAGCCTGTGGGTGGCCGATTACCGGCTTGGCATTTTGCGATGCGATCCGGCCACGGGTCAGGTCGACACGGTGCTGGGCGAGCGCAACAGCGAATCCTTCAAGGGCGTGAACGATCTGGTGTTTGACCGCGCCGGCCGGTTGTACTTTACCGACCAGGGGCAGACGGGGTTGCACGATCCGCATGGCCGCGTGTATCGCTATGACCCGGCCAGCGGCCGCCTGGACCTGCTGCTGGCCAATGCGCCCAGCCCGAACGGGATTGCGCTGGACGCGAATGAACAGGTGCTGTTCGTGGCCGTAACCCGTGCCAACCAGGCGTGGCGCGGCCCGTTGATGCGCGACGGCTCGTTATCGAAGATGGGGGCGTTTCGCACCTTCTTCGGCACCAGCGGGCCTGACGGGTTGGCCAGCACGCCAGCGGGTGGCTTGCTGGTGGCGCATGCCAGCCTGGGCGGCGTCTTCGTGCTGAACGCGGGGGGCGAAGTCACCCACTTCTTGAAAAGCCCGATTGCCGGCAGCACGGTGACCAATGTCGCAATACGCCCCGATGGCGGCGCCGTCGTCATGACGGAATCCGCGACCGGGGCGATTCTTGAAGCGCCGTTGCCGGCGTAA
- a CDS encoding tripartite tricarboxylate transporter substrate binding protein: MTTLFTRSAAVRRALLAVAAALAWVPAHAADDAANWPDKPVRLVVPYSPGGTTDYAARQVAQKLSEATGKTFIVDNKTGASGTIATQEVARSAPDGSTFLVTDTTYTMLPLLFSKLPWDYQNDLVHVSEIIETPLVLLVPEKSPYKTMDALIAQARKAPGTLNYGSGGQASSTHLAAEMFKSEAQVSLTHIPYRGAGAALSDLMAGQIDLLITAAPTAIPPVQGGRVRALAVTGATRLAALPDVPTFAQAGLPSYQVLNWFGLAAPKGTPPAIVNKMNLLVTQVMSEPAMQENMARQGARHRSLPVAQFGAYVQDQVRLWADVGKRVGIKPE, encoded by the coding sequence ATGACTACGCTTTTCACGCGCAGCGCCGCCGTGCGCCGCGCGCTGCTCGCCGTTGCGGCGGCGCTGGCCTGGGTGCCGGCCCACGCGGCCGACGACGCCGCCAACTGGCCCGACAAGCCCGTGCGCCTGGTCGTTCCTTATTCCCCGGGCGGCACGACGGACTACGCCGCGCGGCAGGTGGCGCAGAAGCTGTCCGAGGCCACCGGCAAGACCTTCATCGTGGACAACAAGACTGGGGCGTCGGGAACTATCGCTACGCAGGAAGTGGCGCGGTCCGCGCCCGACGGCAGCACGTTCCTGGTCACCGACACCACGTACACGATGCTGCCGCTGCTGTTTTCCAAGCTGCCTTGGGATTATCAGAACGACCTGGTCCACGTTAGTGAAATCATCGAAACGCCCTTGGTGCTGCTGGTTCCCGAGAAGTCCCCGTACAAAACGATGGACGCGTTGATCGCGCAGGCCCGCAAGGCGCCCGGCACGCTGAACTACGGGTCGGGCGGGCAGGCCAGCTCTACCCACCTGGCCGCCGAGATGTTCAAGAGCGAAGCGCAGGTGTCGCTGACCCACATTCCGTATCGCGGCGCGGGCGCGGCGTTGTCCGACCTGATGGCCGGGCAGATCGACCTGTTGATCACGGCCGCGCCCACGGCCATCCCGCCGGTGCAGGGCGGCCGGGTGCGCGCGTTGGCCGTCACGGGCGCCACGCGGCTGGCGGCGTTGCCGGACGTGCCGACCTTCGCGCAGGCGGGGCTGCCGTCGTATCAAGTGCTGAACTGGTTTGGCCTGGCCGCGCCTAAAGGCACGCCGCCGGCCATCGTCAACAAGATGAACCTGCTGGTGACTCAGGTGATGAGCGAGCCGGCCATGCAGGAAAACATGGCGCGGCAGGGCGCCCGGCATCGGTCCCTGCCCGTGGCGCAATTTGGCGCCTATGTGCAGGACCAGGTGCGCTTGTGGGCCGACGTGGGCAAACGCGTGGGCATCAAGCCCGAATAA
- a CDS encoding tripartite tricarboxylate transporter substrate binding protein, whose protein sequence is MITLTRRSFLGATLCAAALPLRLHAASAYPDGRPIRLIVPYTPGGGTDSVARAIAAKITGAAGWSVVVENRPGAGGNIGMDYVAKTRPDGFMLGLGQTANLAINPALMAKMPFDAAKDFAAVAMVASLPVVLVVKANARWNTLADLVKEARAQPGNIKQALAGSGTVGHLAGELLAYQAKFQVLNVPYRGAAPALNDLLGENTDYMFATPQAAQEMLKGKVLRPLAVTSRERLSILPDVPTVAESGFDGFEAVDWKALVAPAGTPPEIIAQVNGVVEKVLADPATIAMFTAEGSKPMGGSPQSAQQYILDEQQKWARLIREANIQTAA, encoded by the coding sequence ATGATCACGCTGACCCGACGCTCGTTTTTGGGCGCAACGCTTTGCGCGGCCGCGTTGCCGCTGCGGCTGCATGCCGCGTCCGCCTATCCCGACGGCCGGCCCATCCGGCTGATTGTTCCGTACACGCCGGGTGGCGGCACCGATTCCGTGGCGCGCGCCATCGCGGCCAAGATCACGGGGGCCGCCGGCTGGTCCGTGGTGGTGGAAAACCGGCCGGGCGCGGGCGGCAATATCGGCATGGACTACGTGGCCAAGACGCGCCCGGACGGCTTCATGCTGGGCCTGGGCCAAACCGCCAACCTGGCGATCAACCCGGCGCTGATGGCCAAGATGCCCTTCGATGCCGCCAAGGATTTCGCGGCGGTCGCCATGGTGGCGTCCTTGCCGGTGGTGCTGGTCGTGAAGGCCAACGCGCGCTGGAACACGCTGGCCGATCTGGTCAAGGAAGCGCGCGCGCAGCCCGGCAACATCAAGCAGGCGCTGGCCGGTTCGGGCACCGTGGGCCACCTGGCGGGCGAGCTGTTGGCGTATCAGGCCAAATTCCAGGTGCTGAACGTGCCGTACCGAGGCGCGGCGCCGGCCCTGAACGACTTGCTGGGCGAGAACACCGACTACATGTTCGCCACGCCGCAAGCCGCGCAGGAAATGCTGAAAGGCAAGGTGCTGCGCCCCTTGGCGGTTACGTCGCGCGAACGCCTGTCCATCCTGCCCGACGTGCCGACCGTGGCGGAATCCGGCTTCGACGGTTTCGAGGCCGTGGACTGGAAGGCGCTGGTGGCCCCGGCCGGCACGCCGCCCGAGATCATTGCCCAGGTCAATGGCGTCGTGGAAAAGGTGCTGGCCGACCCTGCCACCATCGCCATGTTCACGGCGGAAGGCAGCAAGCCGATGGGCGGGTCACCCCAGTCCGCGCAGCAATACATTCTGGACGAACAACAGAAGTGGGCGCGCTTGATCCGCGAAGCCAACATCCAGACCGCGGCGTGA
- a CDS encoding CaiB/BaiF CoA-transferase family protein, with protein sequence MTSRATSRLPYEGIRVVEFTHMVMGPTCGMLLADLGAEVIKVEPIGGDTTRRLLGSGAGFFPMFNRNKKSIALDLKQPEGVEAALRLIDTADIVGENFKAGVMQKLGLDYATLKARNPRLIYVSHKGFLPGPYDNRTALDEVVQMMGGLAYMTGRAGDPLRAGSSVNDIMGGMFGAMGAMAALAQREHTGVGTEVQASLFENNVFLVGQHMMQYAMTGRAPAPMPTRISAWAVYDVFTVKDGEQIFLAVVSDKQWDIFCRAFGLEEWLSDPRLVSNNDRVRAREWLMPLLRSHLAGHSAAALAARFEAEGLPFAPITRPEQLFDDPHLNATGGLAPITLPDGRESFVPLAPLTLDGRQPPIRLQPPAVGEHTDALLRAVGYRDDEIAALKARRITEGDQPS encoded by the coding sequence ATGACTAGCCGTGCAACGTCCCGCCTTCCGTACGAAGGCATCCGCGTCGTCGAATTCACCCACATGGTGATGGGGCCGACCTGCGGCATGCTGCTGGCGGACCTGGGCGCGGAAGTCATCAAGGTCGAACCGATAGGCGGCGACACTACGCGCCGCCTGCTGGGATCGGGCGCGGGCTTCTTTCCCATGTTCAACCGCAACAAGAAAAGCATCGCGCTGGATCTGAAACAGCCCGAAGGCGTAGAAGCCGCGTTACGCCTGATCGACACCGCCGACATCGTCGGCGAGAACTTCAAGGCGGGCGTGATGCAAAAGCTGGGCCTGGACTACGCCACGCTGAAAGCGCGCAACCCCCGGCTGATCTACGTCAGCCACAAGGGCTTTTTGCCCGGCCCTTACGACAACCGCACGGCGTTGGACGAAGTGGTGCAGATGATGGGCGGGCTGGCCTACATGACCGGCCGCGCCGGCGACCCGCTGCGCGCGGGTTCCAGCGTGAACGACATCATGGGCGGCATGTTCGGCGCGATGGGCGCCATGGCGGCGCTGGCCCAGCGCGAGCACACGGGCGTGGGCACCGAAGTGCAGGCCTCGCTGTTCGAGAACAACGTGTTCCTGGTTGGCCAGCACATGATGCAGTACGCCATGACGGGCCGCGCGCCCGCGCCGATGCCCACCCGCATTTCCGCGTGGGCGGTCTACGACGTGTTCACCGTAAAGGACGGCGAGCAGATTTTCCTGGCCGTGGTCAGCGACAAGCAGTGGGACATTTTCTGCCGCGCCTTTGGCCTGGAGGAATGGCTGTCGGACCCGCGCCTGGTCAGCAATAACGACCGGGTACGCGCCCGCGAATGGCTCATGCCCCTGCTGCGTTCGCATCTGGCCGGCCATAGCGCGGCGGCGCTGGCCGCGCGCTTTGAAGCAGAAGGCTTGCCCTTTGCGCCCATTACGCGGCCCGAGCAGCTGTTTGACGACCCGCACCTGAACGCCACCGGCGGGCTGGCGCCCATCACGCTGCCCGACGGGCGCGAGAGCTTCGTGCCGCTGGCCCCTTTGACGCTGGACGGGCGGCAACCCCCCATCCGCTTGCAGCCGCCGGCTGTGGGCGAACACACCGACGCGCTGTTGCGGGCGGTGGGCTATCGCGACGACGAGATCGCGGCCTTGAAGGCAAGGCGCATAACAGAAGGAGACCAACCATCATGA
- a CDS encoding hydroxymethylglutaryl-CoA lyase, which translates to MSDSSPHDGHVLISEVGPRDGLQSVSTTMATEDKFRWIDALVAAGVREIEVASFVPARLLPQMADAAEVVAYAARIPGLTVMALVPNLRGAEAALRAGVHKLTMPVSASRAHSLANVRKTPEEMVEQVRAIAALRDELAPAVKLEAGISTAFGCTLQGLVPEDEVIRLAAMCVAAGADESGLSDTVGHANPAQVRRLFRRLRAELGAKAGAAHMHNTRGLGLANCLAAWDEGVRTFDSSLGGLGGCPYAPGASGNVVTEDLVFMFEAMGVRTGIDLEKIIAARQPLAAGLPGEPLYGMTPDAGLPLGFIQAR; encoded by the coding sequence ATGTCGGATTCCAGCCCCCACGACGGGCACGTGCTGATCAGCGAGGTAGGCCCGCGAGACGGCTTGCAGTCCGTGTCGACCACCATGGCGACGGAGGACAAATTCCGCTGGATCGACGCGCTGGTTGCCGCCGGCGTGCGTGAAATCGAAGTGGCTTCGTTCGTGCCCGCGCGCTTGCTGCCGCAAATGGCGGACGCCGCCGAAGTCGTGGCGTACGCCGCGCGTATCCCCGGCCTGACGGTGATGGCCTTGGTGCCTAACCTGCGCGGCGCCGAGGCCGCGTTGCGGGCCGGCGTGCACAAGCTGACCATGCCGGTATCGGCCAGCCGCGCGCATTCTCTGGCCAACGTGCGCAAGACCCCCGAAGAAATGGTCGAGCAAGTGCGCGCCATTGCCGCGCTGCGCGACGAACTCGCGCCCGCGGTCAAGCTTGAGGCCGGCATCTCTACCGCGTTCGGTTGCACCCTGCAAGGCCTGGTGCCGGAAGACGAGGTCATCCGCCTGGCCGCGATGTGCGTGGCGGCGGGCGCCGATGAATCGGGCTTGTCGGACACCGTCGGCCACGCCAACCCGGCGCAGGTGCGCCGCTTGTTCCGCCGCTTGCGCGCGGAACTTGGCGCCAAGGCCGGCGCCGCGCACATGCACAACACGCGGGGCCTGGGCCTGGCCAATTGCCTGGCGGCGTGGGACGAAGGCGTGCGCACGTTCGACAGTTCGCTGGGTGGCTTGGGCGGCTGCCCCTACGCGCCCGGCGCGTCGGGCAATGTCGTCACGGAAGACCTCGTCTTCATGTTCGAGGCCATGGGCGTGCGCACCGGCATCGACCTGGAAAAAATCATCGCGGCGCGCCAGCCGCTGGCCGCCGGCCTGCCCGGCGAACCGCTCTACGGCATGACGCCCGACGCGGGCTTGCCCCTGGGCTTTATTCAGGCTCGCTGA
- a CDS encoding IclR family transcriptional regulator: protein MPRKAATESVADADAAAGGVAAVDRALSLMAVFTPSDRTLSLGELAERTRLYKSTVLRLLASLEHAQWIQRLDDGRYALGPEVARLHGIYSASFSLEHVVVPVLRDLVAATGESAAYHVRQGDARLCLYRVDSPHPVRDHIRAGDLLPLERGSGGRVLTAFDDILGNAPGPEQTLYVRIRKDGYFAATGDRLNEVAGISAPVFLLSGGIAAAVTLTAPAHRYNPDHLSHVLNAARRLTGRVG, encoded by the coding sequence ATGCCGCGTAAAGCCGCAACCGAATCCGTTGCCGATGCCGACGCCGCTGCCGGTGGCGTGGCGGCGGTAGATCGCGCGCTGAGCCTGATGGCCGTGTTCACGCCCAGCGATCGCACGCTGTCCTTGGGCGAGCTGGCCGAACGCACCCGCCTGTACAAAAGCACGGTCTTGCGCCTGCTGGCCTCGCTGGAACACGCGCAATGGATACAGCGCCTGGACGATGGCCGCTATGCGCTGGGACCCGAAGTGGCGCGTTTGCATGGGATCTATTCGGCGTCGTTTTCCCTTGAACATGTGGTGGTGCCGGTGTTGCGCGACCTGGTGGCCGCAACCGGCGAAAGCGCGGCGTATCACGTACGCCAAGGCGATGCGCGCCTGTGCCTGTATCGCGTGGACTCGCCTCACCCGGTGCGCGACCACATCCGCGCGGGCGATTTGCTGCCGCTGGAACGGGGCAGCGGCGGGCGCGTGTTGACGGCGTTCGACGACATCCTGGGCAACGCGCCAGGCCCCGAACAAACGCTGTACGTGCGCATCCGCAAGGACGGTTATTTCGCCGCAACGGGCGACCGCCTGAACGAAGTGGCGGGCATCTCGGCGCCCGTGTTCCTGCTGTCGGGCGGCATCGCGGCGGCCGTCACGCTGACCGCGCCCGCGCACCGCTACAACCCCGATCACCTTAGCCATGTGCTGAACGCCGCGCGCCGCCTGACGGGCCGCGTGGGCTGA
- a CDS encoding nitronate monooxygenase family protein, translating to MTWFKSLKLAGRELLPIVQGGMGVGVSAHRLAGAVAAQNAVGTIASIDLRHHHPDLLEQTDKCNDRDLIDRVNLLALDREVRAALDTAQGRGVVAVNVMKAVRGHPALVRQACESGAQAIVMGAGLPMDLPEMTADFPNVALVPILSESRGVAVVLKKWMKKGRMADAVVIEHPGYAGGHLGAARLDDIHDERFDFQRVLAECHTLFDELQLGQDAPKLIVAGGVGSHDQVRHWLAHGADGVQVGTAFAVTHEGDAHENFKRVLIDADPTQLAEFTSVAGLPARAVATPWLTRYLRQEKTLQAGTRCDPRRCSQRMDCLTQCGLRDGLSRFGQFCIDLKLAAALRGEVSRGLFFRGASKLPFGSAMRSVRELMDYLLHGQMPAAA from the coding sequence ATGACGTGGTTCAAATCACTCAAACTCGCCGGCCGCGAACTGCTGCCCATCGTGCAGGGCGGCATGGGCGTCGGCGTGTCCGCGCATCGGCTGGCGGGAGCCGTCGCCGCCCAGAATGCGGTGGGCACGATCGCCAGCATCGATTTGCGCCACCACCATCCCGATCTGCTTGAGCAGACAGACAAGTGCAATGACCGCGACTTGATCGACCGCGTCAACCTGCTGGCGCTGGACCGGGAAGTGCGCGCCGCGCTGGACACGGCCCAGGGCCGGGGCGTGGTGGCGGTGAACGTCATGAAGGCCGTGCGCGGCCACCCGGCGCTAGTGCGGCAGGCTTGCGAAAGCGGCGCGCAGGCCATCGTGATGGGCGCGGGCTTGCCCATGGACCTGCCGGAAATGACGGCCGACTTCCCAAACGTGGCCTTGGTTCCGATTCTGTCGGAGTCACGTGGCGTGGCCGTCGTGCTGAAAAAATGGATGAAGAAAGGCCGCATGGCCGACGCCGTGGTGATCGAGCATCCCGGCTACGCGGGCGGCCATCTGGGCGCGGCGCGGCTGGACGATATCCACGACGAACGCTTTGATTTCCAGCGCGTGCTGGCCGAATGCCACACGCTTTTCGACGAACTGCAACTGGGCCAAGACGCGCCCAAGCTGATCGTGGCCGGCGGCGTGGGCAGCCACGACCAGGTGCGGCATTGGCTGGCGCACGGGGCCGACGGCGTGCAGGTGGGCACCGCGTTTGCCGTCACGCACGAGGGCGATGCGCACGAGAATTTCAAACGCGTACTGATTGATGCCGACCCCACCCAGCTGGCCGAATTCACCAGCGTGGCCGGCCTGCCCGCGCGCGCCGTGGCCACGCCGTGGTTGACACGCTATCTGCGGCAAGAAAAAACGCTGCAAGCCGGCACGCGCTGCGATCCACGCCGTTGCAGCCAGCGCATGGACTGCCTGACGCAATGCGGCCTGCGCGATGGCCTGTCCCGCTTTGGGCAATTCTGCATCGACCTGAAGCTGGCCGCCGCGCTACGCGGCGAAGTCAGCCGTGGGTTGTTCTTCAGGGGTGCGTCCAAGCTGCCCTTCGGCAGCGCGATGCGTTCGGTGCGCGAGCTGATGGACTATCTGCTGCACGGGCAGATGCCGGCAGCGGCGTAG